A stretch of the Nicotiana tabacum cultivar K326 chromosome 6, ASM71507v2, whole genome shotgun sequence genome encodes the following:
- the LOC107789782 gene encoding endochitinase 3-like yields the protein MMKMKLIHIVFATLSLLALLLIPSVLAAQCGQQADGALCPSGYCCSNYGWCGTTGDYCDPDKCQIQCPSPSPPPPPSTPTPPPPPPPPPTPTPPPPPTPSQDITEIISSNLFDELLLHRNNVACPARGFYTYDAFVQAARNFIGFGTTGNTTDRKREVAAFLAQTSHETTGGWDTAPDGPYAWGYCFKAEVGNPDDMPSYCEPNVEWPCAPGKKYYGRGPIQISYNYNYGPCGVAIGENLLGDPDLVAANTVISFETALWFWMTPQPPKPSSHDVILGIWEPTPSDIAANRLPGYGVITNIINGGLECGHGPDKRVQSRIGFYLRYCQILDVSPGENLDCSDQRSFADGLLFNSM from the exons ATGATGAAAATGAAGCTAATCCACATTGTATTTGCAACTCTTTCACTTCTTGCTTTGTTACTGATCCCAAGTGTATTGGCCGCACAATGCGGTCAGCAGGCCGATGGTGCACTGTGCCCCTCTGGTTACTGCTGCAGCAACTATGGTTGGTGTGGAACCACCGGCGATTATTGTGATCCAGACAAGTGTCAAATCCAGTGTCCTTCACCGTCTCCTCCACCTCCTCCATCCACCCCAACCcctcctccccctccccctcctccACCCACCCCAACCCCTCCTCCCCCTCCTACTCCATCGCAAGACATTACTGAAATCATTAGCAGTAATTTATTTGATGAGCTGCTTTTACATCGGAATAATGTTGCTTGTCCTGCTAGGGGCTTCTATACCTACGATGCCTTTGTACAAGCTGCCAGGAATTTCATTGGTTTTGGCACCACCGGCAATACTACTGACCGTAAAAGAGAGGTTGCTGCGTTCTTGGCTCAAACATCGCATGAAACTACTG GTGGTTGGGACACTGCACCTGATGGCCCTTATGCATGGGGTTACTGTTTCAAAGCCGAAGTAGGCAACCCTGATGACATGCCTTCCTACTGCGAACCAAACGTTGAGTGGCCCTGCGCTCCTGGCAAGAAATATTATGGACGAGGCCCCATCCAAATTTCATA CAACTACAATTATGGACCTTGCGGAGTCGCCATAGGAGAAAACCTCCTAGGTGATCCTGATTTGGTGGCTGCAAACACAGTAATCTCATTTGAAACAGCACTTTGGTTCTGGATGACTCCTCAACCACCAAAGCCTTCGAGCCACGATGTCATCCTCGGGATATGGGAACCAACCCCATCCGACATAGCAGCCAATAGGCTCCCTGGTTATGGGGTCATCACAAACATAATCAACGGAGGATTGGAATGTGGTCATGGCCCTGACAAGAGGGTACAAAGTCGAATTGGATTTTACTTAAGGTACTGTCAAATTCTAGATGTTAGTCCTGGTGAGAACCTTGACTGCAGCGACCAGAGGTCTTTCGCCGACGGACTCCTGTTCAACTCTATGTAG